The following proteins come from a genomic window of Metarhizium brunneum chromosome 2, complete sequence:
- the SLD_1 gene encoding Delta 8-(E)-sphingolipid desaturase codes for MSRNEIESRIAGGQKIVIFNQYVLKVDPWLPYHPGGEKALLHMVGKDATDEIQALHSKAAQEQMMRYRIGKIDGFWTNFRPPIQGGAFRPSLDANNVDCEELHNRKMLASSTPISRSPSPVFDVDHDGLRRRGHDEDHPTRTASISSQSSVEPDTTGMSYLDALTREQVSLDIDKYPGVDLVTQHEIAAKYKRLHQAIMDEGLYECSRTAYVFECCRYVGLFAAMFICLIYRQYVLGAVFLGLAWHQLVFLAHDAGHMGITHDYQIDTAIGIFVADFIGGLSLGWWKRNHNVHHIVTNAPEHDPDIEHIPLFAVTHRLLGSLRSTYYDRVMEYDAFAKFMLRIQAWTYYPLLALGRFNLYRLSWDYLIARRGPRRGPGAWHWYLEIAGQFFFWAWFGYGILYKMLPDGWTRFMFVMVSHVTSSPLHVQIVLSHFAMSTSDLGPQESFAQRMLRTTMDVDCPPWLDFIHGGLQFQAIHHLFPRVPRHNLRKAQRLVVEFCRDVGIPYALYGFSDGNKAVIGRLSEVSRQAAILAKCQQTVARNGGVFGHHD; via the exons ATGTCTAGGAATGAGATTGAAAGTCGCATAGCAGGCGGTCAAAAAatcgtcatcttcaatcAATATGTCCTCAAAGTCGACCCATGGCTGCCTTACCATCCGGGTGGTGAGAAAGCTTTACTGCATATGGTAGGCAAAGATGCTACAGATGAAATCCAAGC TCTTCATTCCAAGGCCGCCCAAGAACAAATGATGCGGTATCGAATCGGCAAGATTGATGGTTTTTGGACCAATTTCCGACCACCGATTCAGGGGGGTGCGTTTCGCCCATCTTTGGACGCCAACAATGTTGATTGTGAAGAGCTGCATAATAGAAAAATGCTAGCCTCAAGCACTCCCATCTCTAGATCGCCATCCCCCGTATTTGATGTTGATCATGACGGTTTGAGAAGACGAGGCCACGACGAAGATCACCCCACAAGAACAGCGTCAATATCCTCGCAGTCAAGTGTGGAACCTGATACTACTGGAATGTCGTATCTAGACGCTCTTACAAGAGAGCAGGTTAGTCTAGACATCGACAAGTACCCGGGTGTTGATCTTGTCACCCAGCACGAAATAGCAGCGAAATACAAAAGGCTGCATCAGGCGATTATGGATGAAGGCCTTTACGAATGCAGTCGGACCGCATATGTCTTTGAATGCTGCCGATATGTTGGATTATTCGCCGCTATGTTCATATGTCTCATTTATAGGCAATATGTGCTGGGTGCGGTGTTCTTAGGCCTCGCTTGGCATCAACTTGTCTTCCTGGCTCACGACGCGGGGCATATGGGGATCACACACGACTACCAAATCGACACTGCTATTGGGATATTCGTCGCTGATTTTATCGGCGGCCTGTCCCTGGGCTGGTGGAAGAGGAACCACAATGTTCATCACATCGTTACGAATGCCCCAGAGCATGACCCCGACATTGAACACATACCCCTCTTCGCCGTGACACATCGTTTACTGGGAAGCTTGCGATCGACGTACTACGATCGGGTTATGGAGTACGATGCCTTTGCCAAATTTATGTTGAGGATTCAAGCCTGGACATACTATCCTCTACTTGCGTTGGGACGATTCAATCTCTACCGGTTGTCGTGGGACTATCTAATTGCTCGTAGGGGCCCAAGGCGTGGCCCTGGGGCATGGCACTGGTACTTGGAGATTGCGGggcaattttttttctgggcTTGGTTTGGTTATGGCATTTTGTACAAGATGCTCCCTGATGGCTGGACGCGGTTTATGTTTGTCATGGTTAGCCACGTTACTTCTTCGCCGCTCCATGTGCAAATTGTGCTCTCCCATTTTGCCATGAGCACTTCAGACTTGGGACCACAGGAGTCCTTCGCACAGCGCATGCTTCGTACCACAATGGATGTAGATTGCCCCCCCTGGCTCGACTTCATACACGGAGGGTTACAGTTTCAGGCAATCCACCATCTTTTCCCCCGGGTGCCTCGACATAACCTTCGCAAGGCACAAAGGCTGGTGGTAGAGTTTTGCCGAGACGTTGGCATTCCCTATGCCCTGTATGGGTTTTCCGATGGAAACAAGGCTGTCATTGGTCGACTTTCAGAGGTTTCCCGACAGGCTGCTATTCTGGCAAAATGCCAACAGACTGTAGCGAGGAATGGCGGTGTTTTTGGACACCATGACTGA
- the ATG9 gene encoding Autophagy-related protein 9 — translation MASNIFHRDETPSRRDRPIQSEAGASSHSEEVANLRESHRLVEENLDHNFNYIDAETSATARRHAALDTSNNIAGGGSTQFSKFASTSRWPYHDEDVENDVPASLLVESNEQEPKRTLQSMHTHHDTTPLHAGKFDRQPKAQWQATTVHQHMHPNSQQSDISIQQPRSLMNGLAPGGRREKALWRWVNISNLDSFMRDVYDYYEGGGLLCILCSNALWLLETLFVAVLLTFLTQCVDYGKVPHSKSLSEVVVDQCTRNMSTSWSLGIWMYSFFFIWKSVQYFFEIRRLIYVRDFFVYLLEIPEQDMQTVSWQDIVARIMSLRDDNPKTATNMPRNLRRYIGSQSKERLDAHDIANRLMRKENFLIAMINKDVLNLSLPVPLLGDRQLFSKTMEWYLHYCILDMAFNEFGQVRQEFLRADRRSLLSQKLRQRLYFAGFLNLIFAPVVLAYVVIVYFFTYYNEYQKDPKLAAARKYTALAEWKFREFNELPHIFYERLYMSFPFATRYIEQFPKRMTEEIARSISFMSGAITAVLAVGTLLDSELFLGFEITQDRPVLFYLGVFGAIWAMTRGMISEETTVFNPEYALRNVIEYTHYMPDHWQGRLHSFEVKQEFSELYKMKVVIFLEEVLGIITTPMLLFFSLPKCAEQVVDFFREFTIHVDGLGYVCSFAVFDFKKGIRQTQTQAAGPDLRDDYYSTKHGKMAASYYGFLDNYVINPKTGIPGHMPPGPRGQFYPPPAFPSLNSPSLAADMHKSHISRTDLARNRARGTSTMPHKRAMVPTVPQLSPMASVLLDPHNQPTAPSLGARSWHRTRQARGAYHGENQIVEEGAGYGADRQSVDDEDDVYDEGGILGESTWETSPDKGLSRENSSTQHGELGEGGVLGLIYQLRQAQHRRRGGVV, via the exons ATGGCATCCAATATATTTCACCGGGACGAGACGCCGTCTCGACGTGACCGTCCGATTCAAAGTGAAGCAGGTGCAAGCTCGCACAGCGAGGAAGTTGCGAACCTCAGGGAGAGCCATAGGCTGGTCGAGGAAAATCTAGATCACAACTTCAACTACATTGATGCCGAGACTTCAGCTACTGCAAGAAGGCATGCTGCGCTGGATACGTCGAACAATATCGCTGGAGGTGGATCAACTCAATTTTCTAAGTTTGCATCAACTTCTCGATGGCCGTACCATGATGAGGACGTCGAGAATGACGTGCCGGCATCGCTTTTAGTTGAGTCCAACGAACAGGAGCCCAAAAGAACCTTGCAGTCCATGCATACACATCACGATACGACGCCCCTGCACGCCGGAAAATTCGATAGACAACCAAAAGCACAATGGCAGGCAACAACCGTACATCAGCACATGCATCCTAATAGCCAGCAGAGCGATATCAGTATACAGCAGCCTAGGTCTTTGATGAATGGCTTAGCTCCtggtgggaggagggagaaAGCCCTTTGGAGATGGGTCAATATCTCAAACCTTGATAGCTTTATGCGGGATGTATATGATTACTATGAGGGTGGCGGTCTACTATGCATACTGTGTTCGAATGCACTGTGGCTTCT GGAGACGCTTTTTGTCGCCGTTCTACTGACGTTTCTCACCCAATGTGTTGACTATGGCAAAGTGCCTCATAGTAAGTCGTTGAGTgaggtcgtcgtcgatcAGTGCACACGAAATATGTCGACTTCCTGGAGCCTTGGCATCTGGATGTActcctttttctttatatGGAAATCAGTCCAATACTTCTTCGAGATCCGTCGCCTGATATATGTCCGAGACTTCTTCGTCTATCTGCTCGAAATTCCGGAACAGGATATGCAAACAGTATCGTGGCAAGATATCGTTGCCCGAATCATGTCCCTGCGTGATGATAACCCGAAGACTGCCACTAATATGCCGCGTAATCTTCGCCGCTATATCGGGAGTCAGTCGAAGGAAAGACTCGACGCTCATGACATAGCAAATCGCTTAATGAGAAAGGAGAATTTTCTTATCGCAATGATCAACAAGGATGTTCTCAACCTCTCACTCCCAGTACCCCTCCTAGGCGACAGACAGCTTTTTTCAAAAACTATGGAATGGTACCTGCATTATTGTATACTCGACATGGCTTTCAACGAGTTTGGCCAAGTGAGGCAGGAATTTTTGCGCGCCGACAGACGTTCCTTGCTTAGTCAAAAGCTTCGACAGCGCCTGTACTTTGCTGGGTTTCTCAACCTCATTTTTGCTCCAGTAGTACTCGCATATGTTGTAATTGTGTACTTTTTCACCTATTATAAT GAATATCAGAAAGACCCGAAACTAGCAGCCGCCCGGAAGTACACGGCTCTTGCGGAGTGGAAGTTTAGGGAGTTCAATGAGCTACCTCATATCTTCTATGAAAGGCTCTATATGTCTTTTCCATTTGCAACCCGGTACATTGAACAGTTCCCCAAGCGAATGACAGAAGAAATTGCTCGAAGCATCTCATTTATGTCCGGGGCTATAACAGCTGTGCTAGCCGTTGGCACTCTCCTCGACTCCGAGCTTTTTCTCGGATTTGAAATAACACAGGATAGGCCAGTCCTATTCTATCTTGGCGTTTTTGGGGCCATATGGGCTATGACCCGAGGCATGATATCGGAAGAGACCACTGTATTTAATCCCGAGTATGCACTACGAAATGTTATCGAATATACGCATTATATGCCAGACCACTGGCAAGGACGTCTGCATAGCTTCGAGGTCAAGCAGGAATTCTCGGAGTTATACAAGATGAAAGTCGTTATATTCTTGGAAGAGGTTTTGGGCATCATCACAACCCCAATGCTCCTGTTCTTCTCTCTACCGAAGTGCGCGGAACAGGTGGTTGACTTCTTTCGTGAGTTCACGATTCATGTAGATGGCTTGGGCTATGTGTGCTCTTTTGCTGTCTTCGATTTCAAGAAAGGAATAAGACAAACTCAGACACAGGCAGCCGGCCCTGATCTTCGAGATGACTATTATTCTACTAAACACGGGAAGATGGCAGCGTCATACTACGGGTTCCTGGACAACTATGTTATTAATCCCAAGACGGGCATCCCTGGTCATATGCCACCTGGGCCTCGGGGGCAATTTTACCCGCCGCCAGCCTTCCCTAGTCTTAACTCTCCGTCTCTCGCGGCAGATATGCATAAATCACACATTTCGCGGACAGACTTGGCGCGGAATCGGGCTCGTGGGACCAGCACGATGCCACACAAAAGAGCAATGGTGCCCACCGTTCCGCAACTATCTCCCATGGCATCTGTGTTGTTGGACCCGCATAATCAGCCAACGGCGCCATCGTTGGGAGCGAGAAGTTGGCACCGGACTCGCCAGGCTAGAGGTGCTTATCATGGAGAAAATCAGATTGTAGAAGAAGGTGCAGGCTACGGAGCGGACAGACAAAGTGtagatgacgaggatgatgttTACGATGAAGGCGGTATCCTAGGAGAATCAACCTGGGAAACATCTCCAGATAAGGGCCTTAGCCGAGAAAATAGCTCAACACAACACGGAGAGCTAGGAGAAGGTGGTGTGCTTGGGCTCATATATCAACTGCGCCAGGCACAACATCGTCGACGAGGTGGCGTGGTTTAA
- the VAC14 gene encoding Protein VAC14 produces the protein MDTNIQRALNDKLYDKRKVGALELEKVIRDLVAAKDYQRVHDILEQLCNDYAYAVHQPHARNGGLIGLAAAAIALGPDLPRYLSRIVPPVLACFTDQDARVRYYACEAMYNIAKVAKGEILVYFNSIFDQLCRLGADSELSVKNGAELLDRLVKDIVSESAASYVSVLEAPPRFDGDDKAVVEDQQVTLPTAFSLSRFIPLLKERIWVINPFTRQFLVGWITLLDSIPDLELVTYLPDFLGGLLKFLGDQNADVQTATQSCLDKFINEIKRISRVKKGIVESKKSREGGKRKRQESMDTESLRPDLEEGDEIESDAFDDDEEDSAEEDWIPGQDVEINYKNILEILTATLDSPLEEDCLLESLRWIVEFLDICPEEVLPFTPKILAHMLPAMASSKETIHQAATRVNTCLMDYVVSISDDSGLSYQGISAGQSQQASLTLAVDRPDDSHSNRISLSSIREQGTQSPGHGLGRSASVSGGLSANSPQTDLDYAAAVNSLTLLFLNDHEATRVAALTWLIMLHRKAPRKVLAFNDGTFPALLKTLSDPSDAVVTKDLQLLSQISRNSEDDYFANFMVNLLQLFSTDRKLLETRGNLIIRQLCISLSPERIYRTLADCIEKEEDVEFASIMVQNLNNNLITAPQLAEVRKRLRNLETKDGQTLFVALFRSWCYNAVATFSLCLLAQAYEQAYNLLQVFGELDMTVNLLIQVDKLVQLIESPVFTYLRLQLLEPEKYPYLYKCMYGILMLLPQSSAFAALKNRLNSVSSIGYLTVAPRSAATPSGSSNYDRPNRLKGRDDGGIRWVELLEKFRSVQDRARRVQRHNLEGEDIAMTSLGELRMADGPLDLKNSNRAPAPVISPAASKELAPTPPVKKSGLGRQFGRLGGAVSGKSKRS, from the exons ATGGATACCAACATTCAACGCGCCCTGAACGACAAACTATACGACAAGCGCAAGGTCGGAGCACTTGA GTTAGAGAAAGTCATACGAGACCTTGTCGCGGCCAAGGACTATCAACGAGTACACGATATTCTCGAGCAATTGTGCAATGACTATGCCTATGCAGTTCACCAGCCTCATGCTCGAAATGGGGGACTTATCGGCCTCGCTGCGGCGGCGATTGCTCTTGGCCCT GACCTCCCACGGTATCTTTCTAGGATAGTTCCGCCAGTGCTTGCCTGCTTCACTGACCAAGATGCCCGTGTAAGATACTACGCCTGTGAGGCAATGTATAACATTGCCAAAGTCGCAAAGGGTGAGATTTTGGTCTATTTTAATAGCATATTTGATCAACTCTGTCGG CTTGGGGCCGACTCCGAACTATCGGTAAAGAATGGCGCTGAATTGCTGGACCGGCTTGTTAAAGATATTGTTTCCGAATCGGCTGCTTCATATGTATCGGTACTTGAGGCACCGCCAAGGTTCGACGGCGATGACAAGGCCGTCGTAGAGGACCAGCAAGTAACTCTACCTACTGCATTCTCGCTGTCAAGATTTATCCCGTTGCTGAAGGAGAGAATATGGGTCATAAACCCCTTCACTCGACAATTTCTCGTTGGCTGGATAACCCTGTTGGATTCTATTCCTGACCTTGAACTCGTCACGTATCTTCCTGACTTTCTTGGGGGTCTTCTCAAATTTCTTGGAGATCAGAATGCAGATGTGCAAACTGCAACGCAGTCTTGTCTTGACAAATTTATTAATGAGATCAAACGAATCTCGCGGGTGAAGAAAGGAATTGTTGAGAGCAAAAAGTCGAGAGAGGGGGGCAAGCGAAAACGTCAAGAGTCCATGGATACAGAAAGTCTTCGGCCAGACCTCGAAGAAGGGGACGAGATCGAATCCGatgcctttgacgacgatgaggaagataGCGCTGAGGAAGATTGGATTCCAGGGCAAGATGTTGAAATCAACTACAAAAACATATTAGAGATCCTTACGGCTACTTTGGATTCTCCACTAG AAGAAGACTGTCTGTTGGAATCTCTTAGATGGATTGTGGAATTTCTCGACATATGCCCAGAGGAAGTGTTGCCCTTCACGCCGAAGATCCTCGCTCACATGCTTCCTGCTATGGCTAGCAGCAAAGAGACCATTCACCAAGCTGCTACCCGAGTAAATACCTGTCTCATGGATTATGTAGTCTCAATCTCTGACGACTCAGGACTAAGCTACCAAGGCATTTCAGCAGGCCAAAGTCAACAAGCATCGCTGACATTAGCTGTCGATCGACCTGATGATTCCCATAGCAATCGGATATCTTTATCGAGCATTCGTGAGCAGGGTACGCAGAGTCCTGGTCATGGTCTGGGCCGATCGGCTTCTGTATCCGGTGGATTGTCTGCCAACTCACCCCAGACTGACCTCGAttatgctgctgctgtcaacTCCCTCACTCTTTTATTTCTAAATGACCATGAAGCAACAAGGGTTGCTGCATTGACATGGCTTATTATGCTTCACAGAAAGGCGCCTAGAAAAGTTCTAGCATTTAACGATGGGACATTTCCCGCGTTGCTCAAAACCCTTTCTGATCCATCCGACGCGGTTGTCACAAAAGACTTACAGCTGCTATCGCAAATATCCAGAAATAGCGAAGATGACTACTTTGCAAACTTCATGGTCAATTTACTGCAGCTATTTTCTACCGATCGCAAACTTCTAGAAACCAGGGGCAACTTAATTATCCGGCAACTATGCATCAGCCTCAGCCCTGAGCGAATATATCGCACCCTAGCTGATTGCAtagagaaggaagaggatgTTGAATTTGCTAGTATCATGGTGCAAAATCTCAACAACAATCTTATTACGGCTCCACAACTTGCAGAAGTACGGAAACGTTTACGAAATCTGGAAACCAAAGACGGACAAACATTGTTTGTAGCTTTATTTCGCTCCTGGTGTTACAATGCTGTTGCCACATTTTCTCTGTGCTTGCTTGCACAAGCTTACGAGCAGGCTTACAATTTGCTTCAAGTATT TGGTGAATTAGACATGACGGTAAATCTTCTTATCCAGGTCGATAAGCTAGTGCAACTCATTGAATCTCCCGTCTTCACGT ATTTGAGGCTGCAACTGCTGGAACCGGAGAAATATCCATACCTATACAAATGCATGTATGGGATCCTGATGTTGTTGCCACAATCATCAGCCTTTGCGGCCCTCAAAAATAGACTCAACAGCGTCAGCTCAATTGGGTACTTGACTGTGGCACCTCGGAG TGCGGCAACGCCATCCGGCAGCTCCAACTACGACCGGCCAAATCGGCTGAAAGGTCGAGACGACGGCGGCATCAGGTGGGTCGAGCTTCTGGAAAAGTTTCGCAGCGTGCAGGACCGAGCAAGACGAGTGCAGCGGCACAATCTGGAAGGAGAAGACATCGCCATGACAAGCCTAGGCGAGCTTCGTATGGCAGATGGACCACTGGACTTGAAGAACAGCAATCGAGCACCCGCTCCGGTGATTTCCCCGGCGGCATCAAAAGAACTTGCTCCAACACCTCCAGTCAAGAAATCTGGCCTGGGTAGACAATTTGGAAGATTGGGCGGCGCAGTTTCgggcaagagcaagagaAGTTAG
- the dld1 gene encoding Dihydrolipoyl dehydrogenase, which translates to MLTSRLVSRVAVRPSSWQHSSLPTVISSPGLSRWTRGYASSSEEKDLVIIGGGVAGYVAAIKAGQEGMKVACIEKRGTLGGTCLNVGCIPSKSLLNNSHLYHQILHDTKNRGIEVGDVKLNLANFMKAKDTAVTGLTKGVEFLLKKNGVEYIKGAGSFVNENDIKVALNDGGETTVRGKNILIATGSEATPFPGLEIDEKRVITSTGAIALEKIPETMVVIGGGIIGLEMASVWSRLGTKVTVVEFLSQIGGPGMDTEIAKSTQKLLKKQGMDFKLNTKVVSGDKSGDMVTLDVDAAKGGKPETLSADVVLVAIGRRPYTQGLGLENIGMELDERGRVIIDSEYRTKIPHIRCVGDVTFGPMLAHKAEEEAVAVVEYIKKGYGHVNYGCIPSVMYTYPEVAWVGQSEQELKNQKIPYRVGTFPFSANSRAKTNLDTDGLVKMLADPETDRLLGVHIIGPNAGEMIAEGTLALEYGASTEDIARTCHAHPTLAEAFKEAAMATSSKAIHF; encoded by the exons ATGCTCACTAGCCGTCTTGTATCCAGGGTCGCGGTCAGGCCGTCGTCCTGGCAGCATTCCTC GTTGCCAACCGTCATCTCGTCTCCAGGATTGTCACGATGGACCCGTGGCTACGCCTCTTCCTCAG AGGAGAAGGACCTCGTTATCATCGGTGGTGGTGTCGCTGGGTACGTTGCCGCTATCAAAGCAGGTCAAGAGGGCATGAAG GTTGCCTGTATTGAAAAGCGTGGCACCCTTGGTGGTACCTGTCTCAATGTAGGATGCATTCCCTCGAAATCGCTCCTGAACAACTCGCATTTGTACCACCAGATTTTGCACGACACGAAGAACCGTGGAATAGAGGTTGGCGACGTCAAACTGAATCTTGCCAACTTCATGAAGGCCAAAGACACCGCCGTTACCGGCCTCACCAAGGGTGTTGAGTTCCTTCTGAAGAAGAATGGTGTCGAGTACATCAAAGGTGCAGGCTCATTTGTCAACGAAAATGATATCAAGGTTGCCCTTAATGATGGTGGCGAGACAACTGTGCGAGGCAAGAACATTCTCATTGCCACCGGTTCTGAAGCAACCCCCTTTCCCGGTCTTGAAATCGACGAGAAGCGTGTCATTACCAGCACAGGTGCCATTGCTCTCGAAAAAATTCCTGAGACCATGGTTGTCATTGGCGGTGGCATTATTGGTCTTGAGATGGCTTCAGTGTGGTCACGGCTAGGTACCAAGGTCACCGTCGTCGAGTTTTTGAGCCAGATCGGAGGTCCTGGTATGGATACGGAAATTGCGAAGTCAACCCAGAAACTTTTGAAGAAGCAAGGAATGGACTTTAAGCTGAACACCAAGGTCGTCAGCGGTGACAAATCTGGTGATATGGTTACCCTGGATGTTGACGCTGCCAAGGGTGGCAAGCCTGAAACT CTCAGTGCAGATGTTGTTTTAGTTGCCATTGGCCGCCGTCCGTACACGCAGGGTTTGGGCCTGGAGAACATTGGCATGGAGCTTGATGAACGAGGTCGCGTAATTATCGACTCTGAATACCGAACGAAGATCCCGCACATCCGCTGTGTTGGCGACGTTACTTTTGGTCCAATGCTCGCTCATAAGgcagaggaagaagctgTAGCTGTCGTCGAGTATATCAAGAAGGGATACGGACATGTCAACTATGGTTGCATCCCCTCTGTCATGTACACCTATCCTGAAGTTGCTTGGGTAGGCCAGAGCGAGCAAGAGCTGAAAAACCAGAAGATTCCTTACCGTGTCGGGACTTTCCCATTCAGCGCCAATTCTCGTGCCAAGACCAATTTAGACACCGATGGTCTCGTCAAAATGCTTGCAGATCCAGAGACGGACAGACTTCTAGGAGTTCACATCATCGGACCGAACGCCGGAGAGATGATTGCCGAGGGCACATTGGCCCTAGAGTATGGTGCATCAACGGAGGATATTGCACGAACCTGCCATGCACACCCAACATTAGCGGAAGCTTTCAAGGAGGCCGCTATGGCCACTAGCTCAAAAGCCATTCACTTCTAA
- the DNAJC3 gene encoding DnaJ subfamily C member 3: MRLDFSNLAVTASLLASATNLVAQDIPVDLPVSTLLTSAQSHLARGETSEALAYYDAAIAKDPSNYITLFKRATTYLSLGRSNQASEDFGRVLELKPGFEGAHIQLAKIKAKVADWEGARSEYMAAKRNDESTELVELAEAQGAADLAEAAERDKNWEECISHAGVAILVASRAPSLRERRSRCRFQRGEIEEGMGDLHHVLQLRPGNTDPHILISATTVYALADFDNAIAQAKKCLHSDPDSKICQTLHRQERRLQKAFQKVESQLNRGQNTLAGRSLVGSADEPGLLPSIREQIDNLRRDGWIPMQARTKLYDRVVEMLCQAYSESNHKDASKYCEEAIELDPESFWGLIYKGKSLLKREEYDAAIQTLEKAAEIRPDKSDKVHPILQKAQIALKRSKTKDYYKILGVANDADERQIKAAYRKASKQYHPDKAEKQGITKEEAQKKMGSINEAYEVLINPELRARFDQGDDPNSQERGSPFQGSPFGGGHPFMFHQQDGGGANFKFHFPGGGGGPFGF; the protein is encoded by the exons ATGCGATTGGACTTCTCCAACCTTGCTGTCACAGCAAGCTTGCTTGCATCTGCCACAAACTTGGTCGCCCAGGACATACCCGTCGACCTGCCCGTGTCGACACTATTAACATCAGCGCAATCGCATCTCGCCAGGGGTGAAACCAGCGAGGCTCTTGCCTACTACGATGCTGCCATCGCCAAAGACCCATCGAATTACATCACTCTATTCAAGCGTGCCACCACCTATCTCTCACTTGGCCGCTCTAACCAAGCCAGTGAGGACTTTGGCAGGGTCTTGGAGCTCAAGCCAGGATTCGAAGGCGCGCATATCCAACTAGCCAAAATAAAGGCCAAGGTTGCCGACTGGGAAGGCGCCCGATCAGAATACATGGCAGCAAAGAGAAATGATGAATCAACGGAGCTTGTCGAATTGGCAGAGGCCCAGGGGGCCGCAGACCTGGCAGAGGCGGCGGAGCGGGATAAGAATTGGGAAGAATGTATCAGTCATGCCGGCGTAGCTATCCTCGTTGCCTCCAGAGCCCCATCTCTACGTGAGCGGCGTTCACGATGCAGGTTTCAGCGTGGGGAAATTGAAGAAGGCATGGGTGATCTGCATCACGTCCTCCAGCTCCGGCCAGGCAACACTGATCCGCACATTCTCATATCTGCAACAACTGTCTATGCACTCGCGGATTTTGACAACGCCATTGCACAAGCCAAGAAATGCCTGCACTCTGATCCTGACTCCAAAATTTGCCAAACGTTACATAGGCAAGAGAGACGTCTTCAAAAAGCATTTCAAAAGGTCGAGAGCCAGCTCAATCGAGGCCAGAATACTTTAGCCGGGCGGTCTTTAGTAGGGTCTGCAGACGAACCAGGCCTGCTTCCAAGCATCCGTGAGCAAATAGACAATCTCCGACGAGATGGTTGGATTCCAATGCAAGCCAGGACAAAATTATATGACAGGGTGGTCGAAATGCTTTGTCAGGCATATTCGGAG TCAAACCATAAGGATGCCTCTAAATATTGCGAGGAAGCAATCGAGCTGGACCCCGAGTCATTCTGGGGCCTCATATACAAGGGCAAGTCGCTCCTCAAGCGGGAAGAATACGATGCAGCTATTCAGACACTCGAGAAAGCTGCCGAGATACGACCGGACAAGAGTGATAAGGTGCATCCCATCTTGCAAAAGGCGCAAATTGCTCTAAAGCGAAGCAAGACGAAGGATTATTACAAGATACTAGGTGTGGCAAATGACGCTGATGAAAGACAAATTAAAGCAGCATATCGTAAAGCATCTAAGCAGTATCACCCAGACAAAGCTGAAAAGCAAGGTATCACTAAGGAGGAAGCACAGAAGAAAATGGGTTCTATTAACGAGGCATACGAGGTCCTCATCAACCCCGAATTACGTGCCCGATTTGATCAAGGGGATGATCCCAACTCACAGGAGAGAGGTAGTCCGTTCCAAGGAAGTCCATTTGGTGGGGGGCACCCCTTCATGtttcatcaacaagatggGGGCGGTGCAAACTTCAAATTCCACTTTCCTGGGGGAGGTGGTGGTCCATTTGGGTTTTAA